One window of Chloroflexus aggregans DSM 9485 genomic DNA carries:
- a CDS encoding zinc metalloprotease → MHTRLLLSLLLCLSITPVALIHAAPSVTTPEFAPPPNDVLIAPPPATLAFATDEDLRLPSQYLAGRVAVRLVLPESNGLIDPSDEDWTPDQIEQVVSETQAALDWWRDRLPAARLAFDLVVQTAPTNYEPIHHGIAQEGLWIGDVLQKLGYNGGNYIEQAYRVAFDLRDQRSADWATTIFIVNSARDDGYFADGRFAYAYLNGPLSVITSDGGPYTTRWLRAVIAHEFAHLFGALGQYSAAGVSCDQRSGYLFAPTTNSMFNNCGTDEPSIMRELINSFTIGAVDASARAQLGYRDSDGDGVIDVLDTTPTITLTATGQTLSHRPVVELMVRDLGYPSPVQPDVSINPIRSVEYRVGDSDWQLALPVDGTFDQTREIVHVELPLYDGEYVVEFRAVNLVGNVSDPITQTFTVSGLGVAPAYRLEPASIENRTLVIHVQAPPETQLVEVSTRRDFANPWRLPYRSEIALPLPNELALTTFTNASVLYVRFIDAAGLPSLVYSLPINVPEPVTVLIPLILR, encoded by the coding sequence ATGCATACCAGACTTCTTCTCAGCCTGCTACTTTGCTTGAGCATAACACCGGTAGCCTTGATCCACGCGGCTCCGTCGGTTACAACGCCTGAATTTGCTCCACCGCCGAATGATGTGCTGATCGCACCGCCACCAGCCACCCTTGCCTTTGCCACCGACGAAGATCTCCGCCTACCGAGCCAGTACCTCGCCGGTCGGGTGGCCGTGCGGTTGGTGTTGCCTGAAAGCAATGGGCTGATCGATCCGTCAGATGAGGATTGGACGCCTGATCAGATCGAGCAGGTTGTAAGCGAAACGCAAGCCGCTCTCGACTGGTGGCGCGATCGATTGCCTGCTGCCCGGCTAGCGTTTGACCTGGTTGTTCAGACGGCGCCGACCAACTATGAACCGATTCACCATGGCATTGCGCAAGAAGGTCTCTGGATTGGTGACGTGTTGCAGAAACTGGGCTACAACGGTGGTAACTATATTGAGCAAGCGTACCGTGTTGCGTTTGATCTGCGCGATCAGCGTAGTGCTGATTGGGCGACGACAATATTTATTGTCAATAGTGCCCGCGATGATGGCTACTTTGCCGATGGTCGCTTTGCCTATGCCTACCTCAACGGCCCATTGAGCGTCATCACATCCGATGGTGGGCCGTACACGACTCGGTGGCTGCGTGCCGTTATCGCCCACGAATTTGCCCATCTCTTCGGCGCACTCGGTCAGTATAGTGCGGCAGGTGTGAGCTGCGATCAGCGGAGTGGCTATCTGTTTGCACCGACGACCAACAGTATGTTCAACAATTGCGGTACTGACGAGCCTAGCATTATGCGTGAACTGATCAACAGCTTTACTATCGGTGCGGTTGACGCATCGGCGCGGGCGCAGCTTGGTTATCGTGATAGCGATGGTGATGGCGTGATTGATGTACTCGATACGACGCCGACGATCACGCTTACCGCTACTGGGCAAACGCTCAGCCATCGTCCGGTGGTAGAGTTGATGGTTCGTGATCTGGGTTATCCCTCGCCGGTACAGCCTGACGTCAGCATTAATCCGATCCGGTCGGTAGAGTATCGGGTTGGAGACAGTGATTGGCAGCTTGCGCTACCGGTTGATGGTACGTTTGACCAAACCCGCGAGATTGTTCACGTCGAATTACCGCTGTACGACGGTGAGTATGTCGTTGAGTTTCGCGCTGTTAATCTGGTAGGCAACGTCTCAGACCCGATCACACAGACGTTCACAGTTAGTGGTTTAGGTGTGGCGCCGGCCTATCGGCTAGAGCCGGCATCCATTGAAAATCGAACGCTGGTGATCCACGTCCAAGCACCACCGGAGACACAACTTGTCGAAGTGAGCACACGTCGCGACTTTGCCAATCCGTGGCGTCTACCCTACCGCTCCGAAATTGCTCTGCCGTTACCCAATGAGTTGGCACTGACCACATTCACCAATGCGTCGGTGCTGTATGTGCGCTTTATCGATGCGGCCGGTTTACCATCGTTGGTCTACTCGTTACCTATCAATGTGCCAGAACCGGTGACGGTGCTGATCCCGTTAATTCTACGGTAG